The Intestinibaculum porci DNA window AGATCTCATTTATTCCGTTTTTCCTGCAGGTTTCTATATACGTTTTGGCATCTGCGTAATACTGAGCGTTTTGAATATTTTGGAACTGTCCTGATGATCGCATATGGCTTTTTACGACTCTAAGTCCGCGTTCTGCGCAATTATTGGTTGTCGGAAGAGTGAAATCATTTACCCAAGCAAAGTAATTATCATAATAATCACGTATACGCTTAATTAGCGTCTTCTCGGATCTTCCAAAGTATGCATCATAATCTTTTTTGTTTCTCTTTTCCGCTCGGTTGAGTATATCATTAACTTTTTTGTTAAAGTTTTCAATAAATTCATCACTAAAGCGAGTCTCTCCCTTGTTTATGGCTTCTTTGCGTTTGTGGATGGTATCGGAAATAAGATCTTTCAGTTCCATAAGCTCATCATGTTTTGTATCAATAGCGATTTTTTTGAGGTCACGCTGAAGGTGCTGATTGCATTCAAGGTTGCCAAACTTGAATTTAGCGTTATAGTTCACTTTATTGTGATCATGCATCGTTTTTTGCTCTTCAGTGAGTAGTGTTAGGACTTTGTCTTCTTCAATCCCTTCAAGATCTTTCTTCTCATGAGCCGTATAATATGAGAGTGTTTCATCTCCGTAAAAGCGCAGGCAGCCTTTCTTTGTATTAATATTGATAACAGTGTCATCCCAATATACGAGAGTTCTTTGGAGCATTAGATTCTTTAAAACTATACGGAACTCAGATAACTTTTTTGATGCAATCATAGGAAGTTTTGCAAGGTAGCCTTCTGACGGACTTATTTCTCCGTTTGTGATCCCCTCAAAAAAGGTTTTAACCTTGTTAATAGGAACATTGCAGGTATTCATTAGCGATAAGCCAACGGCCTGTACTGCCGTCCCATAGTGACAGGCTGATCTTTCATTAGGCTTCAGGCCAAGAAAAAATGTAGTCCCGCAGCTTCCGCATTTGTATTGATAGAAAACCTTTTTGAGGTTTATAGGCTTGATGCTAATAGTTTTCTCATATACAGCTTTAGTTTTGCCGGTGAAAACAAGTTCATGAGAACCACATTTCGGACACTCAGTTGCATCATCTGCCACATATTCAATTTCTTCGTCAATATCATCAGGAATACCGAGTTCACTTTTAGAATGTCCTGGCTGACCTCCAATTTTTCTGTCAGTAGGCTCTCTGGAATTGATGCTTGAGTTATATTTTGCTTTTCCTATAGGAGTAGACGCAGTAGGAATACCAACGGTAGTTGAGTCATGATTGCTTATGGCATTAAGATATTCAATCTTGTCTTTCAGTCTGTTAATTTCATCATTAAGATTTCTAATCATTTCATCTTTTTCAAGACAAAGCTGCTTTAATTTTGCGATTCTGTTATCCCTGTATTCAAGCTTCTGTTTTTTGGATTTCAGTTCTTCATTACAATCGTAAAGTCTTGTTTTAAGGTCACCAATCTTTTTGCATGCTTTATCATATTTTACTGATAGTGTTCCTAAAGAATCCATTGATTTACTCCTTGTTAATCATCATTATTAAGAATTGATTCAATTCTATTGATCTTGCTGGTAAGCTTTCTATTAGCCGCCTTAAGCTGTTTGATCTCATCATCTCTGCTTGCAATAATTTTTTGCATATCCTCAACCATCTTTTTATAGGTTCTTCTGCCGCTTGCTTTTTCTTCATTTTCAGCTGTATTTTTATCAGGATTAGGCTTTCTCCCTCGCTTTTTGCTTGAAGGAATAATTTCTCCAGTTTCCTCGTCTACAACGCCAAGGTATTTGCGTTTTGCTCTAGGCTGTTTGAGCTCAGGATTCCAAACTGAAACAGATTCATAAGCATATTTCTTGCCAGTTTTCTTGTTTGTCACATAAACAATTGCCATCTTTTCTCACCCCCTTGTTACTATATACAGTATATCATATAACTAGCTTAAAATAAATAGTAATTTACATATAATTTAAATTTATTAGAGACTATGTTTGCTGAAATTATCAAGAAAAAGAGAATACTTTTTTGGTTGTCAGGAATAAGACACTTGAATTGTTAATACATGACTATAAATCACTTTAAAAGTTATAATAAAAGGGTATCCCATATATGGATATACCCCTAAATAAAGACATTATTCAATTTTTAATCTTTCAGCACTGTGAATAGTAACGTTTTTCACCATTGGAAGCGATCACTTTCTGATACCAGGTGAAAGATTTCTTTCTATAACGCTTCATATCTTTCAGATCATGATCTTCACGATTGACATAAATGATGCCATAACGTTTAGCCATTTCGCCGTGGCTGCTTAAAATATCAATCGGTCCCCACATTAAATAGCCACGACAATCGACGCCATCACTAACCGCCTCCTTGACCGCTTGAATATGTGCACGCATATAGTCAATACGATAATCATCATAAACAGTGCCGTTTTCTAAGATATCTTTCGCGCCTAAGCCATTTTCCACCACCATAATTGGTAAACGATAACGATCATAAATATCACGTAAGCCTAAATATAACCCTGTCGGATCAATCGGCCAGCCCCATTCACTTTCTTTCAGATAAGGGTTCTTACATTCCCCTTCCTGTGCGCTATATGCATGAGAGAAATAATAGCTTAAGGAAAGCATATCCACAGTATTCTCTTTTAGTAACTGCAGATCCCCTGCTTCCATTTCTGGCAGCTTATCTTCTTTGATCATTTTCTGGTAAATGTAAGGCAAATATTCACCATGAGTGAACATATAGAGATACTGCTCGGTAATGGCATTATGATCCATCGCCGCTCTCACATCACGAGGATCACAGGTTTTCGCCTGCACCGGCGCATAGATAATCATTCCTAAAATCTGGGCATCTTTGATCGTATGCACTTTTTTCGCCACTAACGCATGCGCCACAAAGGTATTGTGAATGAGCTGATTGACAAAAGTCTGGAAATCAACACCTTCGGGACACTTCGCCCCATAGAGAAATTTCTCATCATTGATAAAGGCAATCCCATTTTGTTCATTGAAAGAAATCCATTTCTTAACGCGATCGCCATAACGATCAATCATCTTATAAGCATAATTTACAAACATATCGACAACTTTCCGCGAATAAAAACCATTGTACTCATCCATTAATACCTGTGGCATTTCAAAATGATAGAGTGAACACATCGGCTCCATCCCATAAGCGATCAGCGCATCAATGAAGCGATCATAGTATTCTAAGGCTTCTTCATTGAAATGAATCCCATCGGGAGATACCCGCGACCAGTCAATCGAAAAGCGGTAACAGGTAAAGCCGCATTCTTCAAATAAGGCAAAGTCTTCTTCATAGCGATGAATTTCATCAATGCCATCTTTAAAGTCACCAAATTCTGGTTGACAAATATTGTCACAAACTGCTCTCACCTTGCCATACATCGTGTGGCCGCCTTCACTTTGATGGGCAGTGACAGCCCCGCCCCATAAAAATCCTTCTTTTAACATATTTTCGACACCTCTTTACCTCAAGTATAAGAATCTTATTAAGCACTGTCCGTAAATTTGCATAAACTGAAAAGAACCTATCTCTAAGGATAGATTCTTACTCTTTCGTATGAAGATAGCGACGCACTTTCGCTAAAAAGTAAAGAGAACCCGTAATAAAGATCGTCCGCTCTTTCATTGTTAAGGCGTCATCAACGGCTTTTTGCCAGTGATCATTGATTTGGACGGGGAAATCATCTGCTAAAGCTTTAGCCGTGGCAGCGCGGGGATGATCAAACTGCGTGACGACAATATCATCTGTAAGCTTTAATAAGATTTCTAACATATGATGGGTATCTTTATCGCCTAAGGCGCTAAAGATAATATGTGGATGCGCATAAGCTTTCGCTGATTCATAAAAAGCTTCCATGCCTTCTTTATTATGGGCGCCATCAATAATAATCAGTGGATGCTCATGGACTTTTTCAAAGCGGGCAGCCCAATGCGCCTGTTTTAAACCCGTCAGCAAATCATTGGTTGTAAAGGGAAAATATTCTTCAATCGTTTCTAAGATGTTAATAGCTAACGCCGCATTTTGCGCCTGATAGCGCGCGGTCGTATCTAAAGTGACATGATAGCCATGATAATCAAAGTGTAACTGGTCCTCTACTACTTCAATATCGGTAACCGGATCGATGACAATCAGTTCACTGCCATGTTTTTGCGCTTCTTCATAGAAGACATCCAGACATTCTAACCGCGTTTCCCCCGTCATATAAGGAACTCCATCTTTGATAATTCCCGCTTTGGCGCGCGCGATTTCGCTGTACGTATCGCCTAAGTAATTGGTGTGATCTAAGCCAATGTTCGTATTCACAGCTAGTAATGGACCAATGATATTAGTCGCATCTAAAGTGCCGCCTAAGCCCACTTCAAATAAAGAGACATCAACCCCTTTATAAATAAAGTAGAGAATCGCCATAAAGACTTCCATCTCAAATTTAGAGAGTTCACCTTCCACAAAAGAAGACATAAAACGATTGGCTAATTTAACATAGACCTTTTCAGGAATTGGTTCATCGTTGATTTTGATGATATCTAAACGTTCATCTAATGAAGGCGAAGTGAAGGTGCCAACCTTATAATGGGCTGTTTTTAAGACTTCTTTAGTGTAATTAACGGTGGACCCCTTGCCATTTGTGCCGCCAATATGCACCGCCTTTAAGACATATTGAATATTAAAATGATTTCTCGCGAAATCTTTAAAATGATCTAAGCTATAAACCCGCATGGGCTGGCTGTCAATAAAAGCCTGCACTTCTTCGAAGGTTTTAAAATGATGATCTTCATTTAAGATCTTTACCATTCGTCCCTGTCCTTCGTGATGATAGCCAAAGTTTGTAAAAAAGGGAATATTCGCTTCACTGGTATGTAAGAGAATCCGCCCATAACCGATGCGTTCAACGGCTTGTAATAAGATCGCAAAGACTTCCACCTGGCGAGAGCCAGGCATCGCATAAATCAGTCTGACGTCTTCACATTTATATAAATCGACAAAGCCATAAAGAAGGCCATTTTCCATGGCGCATAAAAAGACCTGACCGGGATTATAAAATGAATAATTCATCTGGTAGGTCTTCATGACATCTAATACCTGGGCTTCATTACGTTTTGATAATAACTGTATTTCCATGATTGCTCCTTAAAAAAAGGGATGTCCCCATCCCTCTTATAATTTTTCAAATCTATCAATATTTAAGACGAAAACGGTCGCCCCGCCGACTAATACATCGACCATAATTGGGGTAAAGAATTCACCCATTTCTGTTGGTGGAACAGTAGGTTCTTTCTCAACGCGTTTTTTGGCGTTAGCCTTAATAATTTCAATAGCACCATCCACTTTATCGTCATCAGTTCCGATAAAGAATGTCGTATTCCCTTTCTTCAGGAATCCCCCGGAAGTAGCTAATTTTGTGACAAAGTAGCCGCCTTCAGTCAATGCTGACTGAACAGTGCTGCTGTCATCATTGTTTACGATCGCGATTATTAACTTCATAACACTCGACCTCCTTTTTTCACCTCTATCATATCATCAAAGTTATCAAGAGTAAATATAGGAAACTCATGGTCTATATAAAGTTTCTTAAATGCAAAAAGAGGGAATTACTTCCCCTTCTCCTTAAATATATATAAGCCTGTTAGGCGAATTCTAATGGTTCAATATTACGATAAATGCGGCCATCTTTAGTCGTTGCCACATAATAGACTTGATTATGTTCAGGCTTATAATAGATATTTAAGTCTGCGACTGTGTTTAAACGGATATCATTCGCTTTTAATTCATTTTTTACGAATGTCTCTACGTCTTTTGCACAGGCCTGATGATTGTTGCACTGAATTTCGATTTTACTCATAAACGTCCTCCTTTCTGCTTCTCTTTTCATTCATTATACACTTGAATATGAAATTTGTGTGAACTGATGCTCACAAATATGCATTTTTATAACTTTTTTCGAGAATCTTGATATAATACGTCCTGGTGATACAAATGAAATTTCAGGAATTATTAATTAACTGGTATGATACCCATCATCGGGATCTGCCTTTTCGTCATATCGATGACCCTTATGCCATCTGGGTGAGTGAAATTATGCTCCAACAGACAACCGTGACTGCGGTTATCCCTTATTTCACGCGCTTTATGCAGCGGTTTCCCACCGTTGAAGCCTTAGCGCAAGCGTCCTTAGATGAAGTGTATAAATACTGGGAAGGTTTAGGCTACTACCGGCGCTGCAAACATCTTCATGAATCAGCGCAGATAATTATGGCGCAATTTCATGGGATCTTCCCGCAAACCTATGAGGATGTCCTCTCTTTAAAAGGCGTCGGTCCCTATACAGCAAGTGCGATCTGCTCTTTTGCCTACCATCAGAGCTACGCCGCTATTGATGGCAATGCGCTGCGCGTTTTATCGCGGCTAGATCGCCTGCATGATAATATTGCAGAGACGAAAACGGTCAAAGAAATTACGAAACGTTCTAATCGTTATATCCAAGGCTACGACTCAGCAAAGTATAATCAGGGACTGATGGATTTGGCTAATGCCATCTGCAAAGTACAAAATCCGCTTTGTGAAGCCTGTCCGCTGCAAAGCTGCTGTCAGGCATATAAATATCATGAAGAAAAAGTCTTACCGATTAATATCAAAAAGATCAAAAAGCAGGAATTAAGCTTTATTACCGGCGTCATTACTTATCAAGATGAGCTGATGCTCATTAAAAATAAAGAAGGCTTATTAGAAAATATGTATGGTCTGATCCAGTATGAAGTAGAATCGCCTTATTCCTTTATGGAAGCTTTTGAAAAGGACTATGGCCTTTCTTTAAGCGTCGAAGAAAGCATCAAAGACTTTAAACATGTCTTTACCCACCGAACCTGGCATATGCATGTTTATCACTTTATTGCCAAAGAAAAAGATGAACATTTTTACGATCAAAAAACGATAGAGACCTTCGCGATCCCTACCGCCCATAAAAAGATATTAACGTATCTACAAAACAAGTAATGTAATAAGTGTAATAATAGCCAGCCCGCCCTGTTTAAGAATGATATCTTTTGAACTCGTTAATGAACCAAAGGCAGCGACTAAAATGATATACCCCATATACAGCATCGTATACGTCTTACTTGGAAAGACAAAGACACTGAAAAGAATCAGGATGGCGATTAAACCGTTATAAACACCCTGGTTCTTAAAAAGTGTACTGACAGAATCACGCGATAATTCACTTAAATCCATTTTAAAGACACGACTGGTGCTAGCAGATGAAGTCGCAAAGGTTTCTAAATACATAATGTAGAAAAACTCTAGAGCGACTAAAGTGGCTAATACTTTTGAAATAATTGACATACAATTTCCTCCCACCCCATCATAGCATAATGAAGCGGTAAAGAAAATCAAAACGCATTTCACACAATTCTAAAAAAGTGTGTGAATAAAGCCTCTTTAAGCGGAGAAAACATGGGGAAAGAGGTGATTTTTGTTTTCATTTGAGGTTATTTATTGTAATATGGATATGATCAAATGAATTTACAAAGGATTGAGGTAAGTTATGAGAAGAAAAACACATAGAAAACAATATGTACATCGAAAAAGACCCCCAAAGCGTAAGGGCAAGCTGCCGATGAGCCGCATTCAAAACGGTCATCTGCGACGCTTATCATATGTCGCTTTTGTGGTGGTCATTGTCATTGTGCTCTTCTTTGCGGCAGCGAATGCCGTAACGTTAAAGATCGATGGCAAATTTTTACCTTCCTACGCTTCTGAAGCAGCGGAAATTGCGGCGAAAAGCAAGGAGTCAGATTTCGTTTTGAGTAATCCTTCAAAGATTTATGACTCTACTGGCAAGCTGCTCTATTCTTTCAAAGGTGATACTGGCGGCTCTTATGCCGACTATGACGAAATTCCTAAGGATGTCGTCAATGCCTTTATCGCCATCGAAGATAAGACCTTCTGGAAAAATAATGGCTTCTCATTACGCGGGACACTGCGTGCCCTTGTCTCCGTTATTAAAAACGGTTCAATGACACAGGGCGGATCAACGATCACCCAGCAGTTAGTACGTACCATCTACTTGACAAGAGAAAAGAGCATCGGGCGAAAGATTAAGGAAATCTTTTTAGCAAGGGACATCACGAAGAAATACAGCAAGAAGAAAA harbors:
- a CDS encoding IS66 family transposase; amino-acid sequence: MDSLGTLSVKYDKACKKIGDLKTRLYDCNEELKSKKQKLEYRDNRIAKLKQLCLEKDEMIRNLNDEINRLKDKIEYLNAISNHDSTTVGIPTASTPIGKAKYNSSINSREPTDRKIGGQPGHSKSELGIPDDIDEEIEYVADDATECPKCGSHELVFTGKTKAVYEKTISIKPINLKKVFYQYKCGSCGTTFFLGLKPNERSACHYGTAVQAVGLSLMNTCNVPINKVKTFFEGITNGEISPSEGYLAKLPMIASKKLSEFRIVLKNLMLQRTLVYWDDTVININTKKGCLRFYGDETLSYYTAHEKKDLEGIEEDKVLTLLTEEQKTMHDHNKVNYNAKFKFGNLECNQHLQRDLKKIAIDTKHDELMELKDLISDTIHKRKEAINKGETRFSDEFIENFNKKVNDILNRAEKRNKKDYDAYFGRSEKTLIKRIRDYYDNYFAWVNDFTLPTTNNCAERGLRVVKSHMRSSGQFQNIQNAQYYADAKTYIETCRKNGINEIYAMIRLYEGDPITVKEIFSGEDLS
- a CDS encoding glycoside hydrolase family 1 protein, with the translated sequence MLKEGFLWGGAVTAHQSEGGHTMYGKVRAVCDNICQPEFGDFKDGIDEIHRYEEDFALFEECGFTCYRFSIDWSRVSPDGIHFNEEALEYYDRFIDALIAYGMEPMCSLYHFEMPQVLMDEYNGFYSRKVVDMFVNYAYKMIDRYGDRVKKWISFNEQNGIAFINDEKFLYGAKCPEGVDFQTFVNQLIHNTFVAHALVAKKVHTIKDAQILGMIIYAPVQAKTCDPRDVRAAMDHNAITEQYLYMFTHGEYLPYIYQKMIKEDKLPEMEAGDLQLLKENTVDMLSLSYYFSHAYSAQEGECKNPYLKESEWGWPIDPTGLYLGLRDIYDRYRLPIMVVENGLGAKDILENGTVYDDYRIDYMRAHIQAVKEAVSDGVDCRGYLMWGPIDILSSHGEMAKRYGIIYVNREDHDLKDMKRYRKKSFTWYQKVIASNGEKRYYSQC
- a CDS encoding glutamate ligase domain-containing protein, with the protein product MEIQLLSKRNEAQVLDVMKTYQMNYSFYNPGQVFLCAMENGLLYGFVDLYKCEDVRLIYAMPGSRQVEVFAILLQAVERIGYGRILLHTSEANIPFFTNFGYHHEGQGRMVKILNEDHHFKTFEEVQAFIDSQPMRVYSLDHFKDFARNHFNIQYVLKAVHIGGTNGKGSTVNYTKEVLKTAHYKVGTFTSPSLDERLDIIKINDEPIPEKVYVKLANRFMSSFVEGELSKFEMEVFMAILYFIYKGVDVSLFEVGLGGTLDATNIIGPLLAVNTNIGLDHTNYLGDTYSEIARAKAGIIKDGVPYMTGETRLECLDVFYEEAQKHGSELIVIDPVTDIEVVEDQLHFDYHGYHVTLDTTARYQAQNAALAINILETIEEYFPFTTNDLLTGLKQAHWAARFEKVHEHPLIIIDGAHNKEGMEAFYESAKAYAHPHIIFSALGDKDTHHMLEILLKLTDDIVVTQFDHPRAATAKALADDFPVQINDHWQKAVDDALTMKERTIFITGSLYFLAKVRRYLHTKE
- a CDS encoding cyclic-di-AMP receptor — protein: MKLIIAIVNNDDSSTVQSALTEGGYFVTKLATSGGFLKKGNTTFFIGTDDDKVDGAIEIIKANAKKRVEKEPTVPPTEMGEFFTPIMVDVLVGGATVFVLNIDRFEKL
- a CDS encoding DUF6465 family protein, which produces MKREAERRTFMSKIEIQCNNHQACAKDVETFVKNELKANDIRLNTVADLNIYYKPEHNQVYYVATTKDGRIYRNIEPLEFA
- the mutY gene encoding A/G-specific adenine glycosylase; the encoded protein is MKFQELLINWYDTHHRDLPFRHIDDPYAIWVSEIMLQQTTVTAVIPYFTRFMQRFPTVEALAQASLDEVYKYWEGLGYYRRCKHLHESAQIIMAQFHGIFPQTYEDVLSLKGVGPYTASAICSFAYHQSYAAIDGNALRVLSRLDRLHDNIAETKTVKEITKRSNRYIQGYDSAKYNQGLMDLANAICKVQNPLCEACPLQSCCQAYKYHEEKVLPINIKKIKKQELSFITGVITYQDELMLIKNKEGLLENMYGLIQYEVESPYSFMEAFEKDYGLSLSVEESIKDFKHVFTHRTWHMHVYHFIAKEKDEHFYDQKTIETFAIPTAHKKILTYLQNK
- a CDS encoding DUF1304 domain-containing protein, with amino-acid sequence MSIISKVLATLVALEFFYIMYLETFATSSASTSRVFKMDLSELSRDSVSTLFKNQGVYNGLIAILILFSVFVFPSKTYTMLYMGYIILVAAFGSLTSSKDIILKQGGLAIITLITLLVL